In Pocillopora verrucosa isolate sample1 chromosome 13, ASM3666991v2, whole genome shotgun sequence, one genomic interval encodes:
- the LOC131791915 gene encoding uncharacterized protein, translating to MRREEMARKVLCAVGLLIKTVLLCCTAAQQWEATGQPEVSKFGMMLQRHIFKRITGAGLSDVCLRGCYADVRCQSFNYVFTQDICELSNRTKEARPEDYVPNPERFYFKRDYKRVPLGSIPELPAETCQEIKMSEGGQAVNGKYWFHSIVPERTVLAPCDMKTEDVDECNSTILVCDVNAECVNTIGSHSCSCKAGFTGNGKKCVDVDECANKLHDCDANASCNNTAGSYRCTCNSWYQGNGKSCYFRGLNSSVILTSLDYNNYTGKLLSYLEPVLLSSKWSRFLKCWHAKTDGWAASTFHSNCDGRGPTVTIIKVNDYIFGGYTDVSWSSSCFWSYATKASLFSFNNIKGYNPVKLTQYRNQQYAMYTCSNYGPTFGRGHDIYIRGDAGNNQNSYTECGETYSNPTGYSGVNCGFFTGSRQFTPSDIEVFFEIGCLGASIILGSLDPNKYLGKLISFLEPVLPGTSRTDFVRCWHAKTDGWAASTFHSNCDGRGPTVTIIKVNDSIFGGYTDVSWSSSCAYSSASKAFVYSLYNAKGYNPVKLAQYRNQQYAVYRCSYYGPTFGVGHDIYIRDDAIHKQYSYTECGQTYSNPTGYSGVNCEFFTGSYYFTPSNIEVFFEIGGLGASIILGSLDPNKYLGKLISFLEPVLPGTSRTDFVRCWHAKTDGWAASTFHSNCDGRGPTVTIVKVNEYIFGGYTDVSWRSGSCAYSYANKAFIFSLYNVKGYNPVKLTQYRNQQYAMYRCNTRGPTFGGGHDIYISDGSGKNQNSYTRCGYTYTIPSGYSYGDCGFFTGGSNFSPTDVEVFYEAGGLGASTILRGLDPNKYLGKLISFLDPVLPTASRTDFVRCWHAKTDGWAASTFHSNCDGRGPTVTIVKVNEYTFGGYTDVSWSSISAGSCAGYSYASEAFIYSLYNVKGYNPVNLTQYQNQQYAMYRCSTYGPTFGAGYGHDIYISDGSGNNQNSYTRCGSTYTKPSGYSTGNCGFFTGGSNFSPTDVEVFYEAGLGLSAILRSLDYNQYLKVLFSYLDPVLINKERSRFVRCWHAETDGWAASTFHSNCDGRGPTVTIIKVNSYIFGGYTDVSWTSSPCASSSASKAFVFSLYNVKGYNPVKLIQYQNQHYAMYRCSSYGPIFGWGHDIIIYDDAINNQHSYTECGQTYKNPTGYSGENCGFFTGSRQFTPSNIEVFFEITN from the exons ATGCGTCGAGAGGAAATGGCCAGAAAGGTCTTGTGCGCAGTAGGGCTGTTGATCAAAACCGTGCTGTTATGCTGTACAGCTGCACAGCAATGGGAGGCTACGGGCCAGCCGGAAGTTTCTAAATTTGGGATGATGCTACAACGCCACATCTTCAAGAGGATCACGGGGGCTGGTCTTTCAGATGTGTGCTTGCGGGGATGCTATGCTGACGTCAGATGTCAAAGTTTCAACTACGTCTTTACGCAAGACATTTGTGAGCTGAGCAACCGAACCAAGGAGGCCAGACCAGAGGATTATGTTCCGAACCCTGAGAGATTTTACTTTAAGCGAGATTACAAACgag TCCCTCTCGGTTCCATTCCTGAGCTGCCTGCGGAGACTTGCCAGGAAATCAAAATGAGCGAAGGAGGTCAAGCGGTCAATGGAAAATACTGGTTTCACTCGATTGTACCCGAGAGGACTGTTCTGGCTccttgtgacatgaaaaccgaAG ACGTGGACGAGTGTAATTCGACCATTCTCGTGTGTGACGTCAACGCTGAGTGCGTGAATACCATCGGTTCTCACAGTTGCTCGTGCAAAGCTGGTTTTACTGGAAACGGAAAAAAGTGTGTCG ATGTCGACGAATGTGCCAATAAATTGCATGACTGTGATGCCAATGCCTCCTGCAACAATACCGCTGGTTCCTATCGATGCACCTGTAATTCCTGGTACCAGGGAAACGGAAAAAGCTGCTATTTTC GTGGCCTTAATAGTTCTGTTATTCTTACCAGCCTCGACTACAACAACTACACAGGTAAGCTGCTTTCTTACCTAGAGCCAGTCCTCCTGAGTTCAAAATGGAGCAGGTTTCTGAAGTGTTGGCATGCTAAGACGGACGGCTGGGcagcatcgacattccacagtAACTGTgatgggaggggacccacagtgacaATCATAAAAGTGAACGAttacatatttggtggatacacCGATGTATCATGGAGCA GTTCCTGTTTTTGGTCTTACGCCACCAAAGcctctttattctcatttaacaacatcaaaggatacaatcctgtGAAGCTGACACAATACCGAAACCAGCAATACGCAATGTACACATGTTCCAATTACGGACCCACTTTTGGTCGGGGACATGACATCTACATACGTGGCGACGCTGGAAACAATCAGAACTCTTATACTGAATGCGGCGAGACTTACTCCAACCCCACGGGTTATTCGGGTGTAAATTgtggatttttcacaggaagtcGTCAGTTTACTCCATCtgacattgaagttttcttcgaaATAG GTTGCCTTGGTGCATCTATTATACTTGGAAGCCTGGACCCCAATAAATATTTGGGAAAGCTGATTTCGTTTTTAGAGCCAGTTCTTCCCGGTACATCCCGTACTGACTTTGTTAGGTGTTGGCATGCTAAGACTGACGGCTGGGCGGCATCGACATTTCACAGCAACTGCGACgggaggggacccacagtgacaatcatcaaagtgaacgattccatatttggtggatacacCGACGTATCATGGAGCA gttCCTGTGCTTATTCTTCAGCCAGCAAAGCTTTTGTTTACTCTCTTTACAACGCcaaaggatacaatcctgtGAAGCTGGCACAATACCGAAACCAGCAATACGCAGTGTACAGATGTTCCTATTACGGACCCACTTTTGGTGTAGGACATGACATCTACATACGTGACGACGCTATACACAAACAGTACTCTTATACTGAATGCGGCCAGACTTACTCCAACCCCACGGGTTATTCGGGTGTAAACTGCGAATTTTTCACAGGAAGTTATTATTTTACTCCATCTaacattgaagttttcttcgaaATAG GTGGCCTTGGTGCATCTATAATACTTGGAAGCCTGGACCCCAATAAATATTTGGGGAAGCTGATTTCGTTTTTAGAGCCAGTTCTTCCCGGTACATCCCGTACTGACTTTGTTAGGTGTTGGCATGCTAAGACTGACGGCTGGGCGGCATCGACATTTCACAGCAACTGCGACgggaggggacccacagtgacaATCGTCAAAGTGAACGAgtacatatttggtggatatacTGATGTGTCCTGGA ggt ctgGTTCTTGCGCTTATTCCTACGCCAATAAAGCTTTCATCTTCTCTCTCTATaacgtcaaaggatacaatcccgTAAAGTTAACTCAATACCGAAATCAGCAATATGCAATGTACAGATGTAATACGCGTGGACCCACCTTTGGGGGTGGTCATGATATCTACATATCCGACGGCTctggaaaaaaccaaaactcCTACACCAGATGCGGTTACACATACACGATACCCTCTGGGTACTCTTATGGTGACTGTGGTTTTTTTACAGGGGGGTCTAATTTCTCTCCAACGGACGTCGAAGTATTCTATGAAgcag GTGGCCTTGGTGCATCTACTATACTTAGAGGCCTGGACCCCAATAAATACTTGGGAAAACTGATTTCGTTTTTAGACCCAGTTCTTCCCACTGCATCCCGTACTGACTTTGTTAGGTGTTGGCATGCTAAGACTGACGGCTGGGcggcatcgacattccacagcaaCTGCGATGGAaggggacccacagtgacaATCGTCAAAGTGAACGAGTACACATTTGGTGGATATACTGATGTGTCCTGG TCTTCTATTTCAGCTGGTTCTTGCGCAGGTTATTCCTACGCTAGTGAAGCTTTCATCTACTCTCTCTATaacgtcaaaggatacaatcccgTAAATTTGACGCAATACCAAAATCAGCAATATGCAATGTACAGATGCAGTACGTATGGACCTACCTTTGGCGCTGGGTATGGTCATGATATCTACATATCCGACGGCTCTGGAAACAACCAAAACTCCTACACCAGATGCGGTTCCACGTACACGAAACCCTCAGGGTACTCAACTGGTAACTGTGGTTTTTTTACAGGGGGGTCTAATTTCTCTCCAACGGACGTCGAAGTATTCTATGAAgcag GCCTCGGTTTGTCCGCCATACTTCGAAGTCTTGATTACAACCAGTACTTGAAGGTACTGTTTTCGTATTTGGACCCAGTCCTTATCAATAAAGAGCGTAGCAGATTTGTGAGGTGTTGGCACGCAGAGACTGACGGTTGGGcagcatcgacattccacagtaactgcgatgggaggggacccacagtgacCATCATCAAAGTTAACAGTTATATCTTTGGTGGATACACTGACGTGTCCTGGACCAGCA gtcCCTGTGCTTCTTCTTCAGCcagcaaagcttttgttttctctctttacaacgtcaaaggatacaatcctgtGAAGCTGATACAATACCAAAACCAGCATTACGCAATGTACAGATGTTCCTCCTACGGACCCATTTTTGGTTGGGGACATGACATCATCATATATGACGACGCTATAAACAATCAACACTCTTATACTGAATGCGGCCAGACGTACAAAAACCCCACGGGTTATTCGGGTGAAAACTgtggatttttcacaggaagtcGTCAGTTTACTCCATCTAACATTGAGGTTTTTTTCGAAATAACAAACTAA